One genomic region from Leptospira licerasiae serovar Varillal str. VAR 010 encodes:
- the asnS gene encoding asparagine--tRNA ligase — translation MSEVSTIDLNRLPEHVNQTVRIQGWVHGLRGSNARQFLSLRNSGKILQVLAEKEILGEDLFSEIKHLKQETSVEVIGKLVENEKSPIGFELVLSSFKKVGDSDNYPITPKEHGIDFLLSQRHLWLRSSKQLAIIKVRSELSYQIRKYFHNNQFTLIDTPILTGSIGESAGTLFSTEYFDLGNAYLAQTGQLYLETAIFAHNKVYCYGPTFRAEKSKTRRHLTEFWMVEAETAFLTHAENLKLQENFVKTVIKETVSACLPELKVLERDPAPLLDYISKPFALIDYKEALEYLQSQGEDITWGDDINSEREQMLCQKFGGPVFIQKYPREAKAFYMKVNPEDPRTVLNADLIAPDGVGEIIGGSEREESYENITKRLQEENLPVESYEWYLELRKYGSVPHSGFGLGTERLIAWICGLQHVRECIPFPRMMERLYP, via the coding sequence ATGTCCGAAGTTTCTACCATTGACCTAAATCGTTTGCCGGAACATGTAAACCAGACCGTACGTATCCAAGGTTGGGTCCACGGTTTGAGAGGATCTAACGCCAGACAATTTTTAAGTCTGAGAAATTCCGGAAAGATACTTCAGGTTCTCGCTGAAAAGGAAATTTTAGGAGAAGACCTATTCTCCGAGATCAAACACTTAAAGCAGGAAACTTCCGTCGAGGTAATTGGTAAATTAGTGGAGAATGAAAAGTCTCCAATAGGATTCGAACTGGTACTTTCTTCTTTCAAGAAGGTGGGAGATTCGGACAATTATCCGATCACACCCAAAGAACATGGAATAGACTTCTTACTTTCCCAAAGGCATTTATGGTTACGTTCCAGTAAGCAGCTTGCGATCATTAAGGTAAGAAGTGAACTTTCCTATCAGATCCGAAAATATTTCCATAACAATCAATTTACTTTGATAGATACTCCTATCTTAACAGGTTCCATCGGAGAATCTGCAGGAACATTATTCTCTACCGAATATTTCGATCTTGGGAATGCCTACCTTGCCCAAACAGGACAATTATACTTGGAAACCGCGATATTCGCTCATAATAAGGTTTACTGTTACGGTCCAACATTCAGGGCGGAGAAGAGTAAGACCAGAAGACACTTAACGGAATTCTGGATGGTAGAAGCGGAAACTGCATTTTTAACACATGCAGAAAATCTAAAATTACAGGAAAATTTTGTAAAAACTGTCATCAAAGAAACTGTTTCCGCTTGTTTGCCTGAACTAAAAGTGTTAGAAAGAGATCCTGCACCTTTATTGGATTATATCTCTAAACCGTTTGCTCTTATAGATTACAAAGAAGCTTTGGAATACCTACAGTCCCAGGGAGAGGATATAACTTGGGGAGACGATATCAATTCGGAAAGAGAACAGATGCTTTGCCAAAAATTCGGCGGACCTGTTTTTATTCAAAAATATCCTAGAGAAGCAAAAGCGTTCTATATGAAGGTCAACCCGGAGGATCCTAGAACCGTACTCAATGCGGACTTGATCGCTCCGGACGGAGTGGGGGAGATTATAGGCGGTTCCGAAAGGGAAGAGAGTTACGAAAATATAACTAAAAGACTCCAGGAAGAAAACCTACCTGTAGAATCCTACGAATGGTATCTGGAACTCAGAAAATACGGGTCGGTTCCACATTCAGGATTCGGCCTTGGGACGGAAAGACTGATCGCTTGGATCTGCGGATTACAACATGTTCGAGAATGTATCCCATTCCCCCGCATGATGGAAAGATTGTACCCTTAA
- the gatA gene encoding Asp-tRNA(Asn)/Glu-tRNA(Gln) amidotransferase subunit GatA: MKELWKLKYSDIKKGLNSGQFTPLELIESLISRIEAEDSKIKAFLSWEKESILKAAIESTERRKSGKPLSEFDGIPIGVKDNICIENTITSCASKILENYRSPFHATAIEKLLAKGFVLIPRANMDEFAMGSSTENSAYQVTKNPFDTDRIPGGSSGGSAAAVAASFVPVALGSDTGGSVRQPASLCGIYGLKPTYGTVSRYGLVAYASSLDQIGPLSKDIDGIIDVYSVISGKDQRDATSKNIPAFDPSKVKELPWKGLKIGKMKMTSEIEPDVAKAYESLLAELESKGAQLIDLDFSLLSNSIPIYYIIATAECSSNLSRFDGIRFGQRKDPSGKLDDLYVTSRSEGFGKEVQRRILLGTFSLSAGYYDAYYGRAQKARVLIKKEYESYFSKVDLILQPTSPTTAFKVGEKTSDPIQMYKADILTTSVNLAGVPAMSVPIGKDSKGLPIGLQITAPALHEDKIFGFAKMISDWASKVELPETIK, encoded by the coding sequence ATGAAAGAATTATGGAAATTAAAATATTCTGATATTAAAAAAGGCTTAAATTCCGGCCAATTTACCCCTCTCGAATTGATCGAGTCTTTGATCTCTCGTATAGAAGCGGAAGACTCCAAAATTAAAGCATTCCTTTCTTGGGAAAAAGAAAGTATTCTAAAGGCAGCAATCGAAAGTACAGAAAGAAGAAAATCAGGAAAACCTCTCTCCGAATTCGATGGAATCCCGATCGGTGTGAAGGACAATATCTGTATAGAGAATACTATAACTTCTTGTGCTTCTAAAATTCTGGAAAACTACCGTTCTCCATTTCACGCGACGGCGATCGAAAAACTTTTAGCAAAAGGTTTTGTTCTCATCCCAAGAGCGAATATGGACGAGTTTGCAATGGGTTCTTCTACGGAGAATTCCGCATACCAAGTCACAAAAAATCCTTTCGATACGGATAGAATTCCAGGTGGATCTTCCGGAGGATCTGCGGCCGCAGTTGCTGCTTCTTTTGTTCCTGTTGCATTGGGTTCAGACACAGGTGGATCCGTTAGACAGCCTGCATCTCTTTGCGGGATCTATGGTTTAAAGCCAACGTATGGAACGGTTTCCAGATATGGGCTCGTTGCTTATGCTTCCAGCTTGGATCAGATCGGTCCATTGTCCAAGGATATAGACGGGATCATCGATGTGTACTCTGTGATTTCCGGAAAGGACCAGAGAGACGCTACTTCTAAAAATATTCCTGCATTCGATCCTTCTAAAGTAAAGGAACTTCCTTGGAAAGGTTTGAAAATAGGTAAGATGAAGATGACCTCCGAGATAGAGCCGGATGTTGCAAAGGCATACGAGTCTCTTTTAGCGGAGTTGGAGTCCAAAGGCGCTCAACTGATAGACCTGGATTTTTCTCTTCTTTCCAATTCTATTCCGATCTACTATATCATCGCTACTGCAGAATGCTCTTCCAATCTTTCCAGATTCGACGGGATCCGTTTCGGACAAAGAAAAGATCCAAGCGGCAAACTGGACGATCTATACGTAACTAGTAGAAGTGAAGGTTTCGGGAAGGAAGTCCAAAGAAGGATCTTACTCGGAACATTCTCCTTATCTGCCGGATATTACGACGCGTATTATGGAAGAGCGCAGAAAGCGAGAGTTCTGATCAAAAAAGAATACGAAAGTTATTTTTCTAAAGTGGATCTTATCCTACAGCCTACTTCTCCTACAACTGCGTTTAAGGTGGGAGAAAAAACTTCAGATCCGATCCAAATGTATAAGGCTGATATTCTTACTACTTCAGTAAATTTGGCCGGAGTTCCTGCGATGTCTGTTCCGATCGGAAAAGATTCTAAAGGACTTCCGATCGGTTTACAGATTACCGCTCCAGCTTTACACGAAGATAAGATATTCGGTTTTGCTAAAATGATCTCTGACTGGGCTTCTAAGGTAGAACTGCCCGAAACAATCAAATGA
- a CDS encoding ATP-dependent DNA helicase — protein sequence MSRVEEQFKKLSKLWPDFESRSGQIQMANSVEQAFANSEHLIVEAGTGVGKSLAYLIPAAISALEGEEIVVISTETKALQDQLIRKDIPLVSQILGQEVKAEIAMGASNYVCKRKLGNVLTQGTFGPEMMEHLNSFKDWVSNSESGRRQEYDGYASPDFWSKVTREADSCLGRSCPNFSHSFYFLERAKWQKSNLLIVNHSLLAAHIASDFNILPDFKKIVVDEAHNFPEVLGNAFRIELSSLEIQKLLQGVWNSQKKSGLGARLNSPKINDLTNLAGEKLFLCFNKVVGELPLNFYGSQRIRRPLKMDGGELEAALDSLQEALLIELKKYSKESDELEEKEIAMEIEMSSGRIGQIAEGLHLFRTMDEGERVYWADPPNTKTKEMFPKLLTQPLKSETILREVLEPRTESIVFTSATLSTNKGDLSYFADRIGRLPSRSKLVASPFPYEKNALLFLPKDIKDATESAERNAADLSRYILKLIELTKGGAFVLFTSNKSLNEIIETIRPLTDLPVISQLEMGPEAAKNRFLAEKNAVLFGVSSFWQGVDIRGDKLRSVILTKLPFQPPNDPVLEARSEKLKEKGGNPFKDLQLPYATTVLKQGFGRLIRSEKDTGIVSLLDSRIWTKSYGTDLINSLPPAKRISDWNQLKLEYSKLPNYSSGEAV from the coding sequence TTGAGTAGAGTAGAAGAACAATTCAAAAAACTTTCCAAACTCTGGCCTGACTTCGAGTCCAGATCTGGTCAGATCCAAATGGCAAACAGTGTAGAACAAGCGTTTGCAAACTCTGAGCACCTGATAGTAGAAGCGGGAACCGGTGTGGGAAAATCATTGGCCTACCTAATCCCTGCAGCGATCAGCGCATTGGAAGGAGAAGAGATCGTAGTCATTTCTACGGAAACAAAAGCACTCCAAGACCAGCTCATTCGAAAAGACATCCCTCTTGTTTCCCAAATTTTGGGACAGGAAGTAAAAGCCGAGATCGCGATGGGAGCTTCCAACTACGTATGTAAAAGGAAATTGGGAAACGTTCTTACCCAAGGAACCTTCGGGCCTGAGATGATGGAACATTTGAATTCCTTTAAAGACTGGGTTTCCAATTCCGAATCAGGAAGAAGACAGGAATACGATGGTTACGCTTCTCCCGATTTTTGGTCCAAGGTAACCAGAGAAGCCGATTCCTGCTTAGGAAGAAGTTGCCCTAACTTCTCCCATTCTTTCTATTTTTTAGAAAGAGCCAAATGGCAAAAGTCGAACCTTCTGATCGTAAACCATTCTTTATTAGCGGCACATATTGCATCGGATTTTAATATTCTTCCCGACTTCAAAAAGATCGTAGTAGACGAGGCTCATAATTTTCCGGAAGTTTTAGGAAACGCATTCAGAATTGAATTATCTTCTTTGGAGATCCAAAAACTTTTACAAGGCGTTTGGAATTCCCAGAAAAAATCCGGCTTGGGAGCAAGACTCAATTCTCCTAAGATCAACGATCTTACAAATCTTGCTGGAGAAAAACTTTTTCTTTGTTTCAATAAGGTTGTTGGCGAACTTCCTCTCAACTTTTACGGTTCCCAACGGATCCGCAGGCCCCTAAAGATGGACGGTGGAGAATTAGAAGCAGCGTTAGATTCCCTCCAAGAGGCTCTTCTTATAGAATTAAAAAAATATTCCAAAGAAAGCGACGAGTTGGAAGAAAAAGAGATCGCGATGGAGATAGAAATGTCTTCCGGACGCATTGGACAAATCGCAGAAGGTTTACATCTTTTTAGAACGATGGACGAGGGAGAAAGAGTATATTGGGCGGATCCTCCTAACACTAAAACAAAGGAGATGTTTCCTAAACTTCTGACCCAACCTTTGAAATCCGAAACAATTCTACGAGAAGTGTTAGAACCCAGAACTGAAAGTATAGTATTTACTTCCGCAACACTTTCCACCAATAAGGGCGACCTAAGTTATTTTGCGGACCGGATCGGAAGATTGCCTTCTCGTTCCAAGTTAGTTGCTTCTCCTTTTCCTTATGAAAAGAACGCTCTACTCTTTTTGCCTAAAGATATTAAGGACGCGACTGAATCTGCGGAAAGAAATGCTGCGGATCTATCTCGTTATATCTTAAAATTGATAGAGCTGACAAAAGGCGGAGCATTCGTTCTTTTTACTTCTAACAAGTCCTTAAATGAAATTATAGAAACGATACGGCCTCTTACTGATCTGCCTGTGATCTCTCAATTGGAAATGGGACCGGAAGCCGCTAAGAACCGATTTTTAGCGGAAAAGAATGCTGTACTTTTCGGAGTATCTTCTTTCTGGCAGGGTGTGGACATAAGGGGAGATAAACTTAGATCGGTGATCCTGACTAAACTTCCTTTCCAACCTCCGAATGATCCGGTGCTCGAGGCGAGAAGCGAGAAGTTGAAAGAAAAAGGCGGAAATCCCTTCAAAGATCTACAGCTTCCTTATGCGACGACAGTCCTGAAACAAGGTTTTGGAAGGCTAATTCGTTCGGAGAAAGATACTGGGATTGTAAGTTTACTGGATTCACGTATTTGGACTAAGTCTTATGGAACGGATCTGATCAATTCACTTCCTCCTGCCAAAAGGATATCGGACTGGAATCAACTAAAATTAGAATATTCTAAACTTCCCAATTACTCTTCCGGAGAAGCGGTATGA
- the hisF gene encoding imidazole glycerol phosphate synthase subunit HisF, producing MSELAARIIPCLDIKDGRVVKGVNFVNLVDAGDPVESAVVYEKNLADELCFLDITASSDKRDILIHLVEAVAERIFIPFTVGGGIRNLDDVKAVLEKGADKVSINTAAFQNPDLLRAAAEIYGSQCIVCAVDVKFHPDRQRYEVFLHGGRTETGRDALDWGKEAQERGAGEILLTSMDRDGTKKGFDIQLLKSFSSNLEIPIIASGGAGNPEHMVEAILRGKADAVLAASIFHFGEFTIRETKENMREMGIKVRL from the coding sequence ATGAGCGAGCTTGCCGCGAGAATTATTCCCTGCCTGGACATCAAAGACGGCAGAGTAGTCAAAGGAGTGAATTTCGTAAATCTTGTGGATGCGGGAGATCCCGTGGAGTCTGCTGTGGTTTACGAGAAAAATCTCGCGGACGAGTTATGTTTTTTGGATATCACGGCATCCAGTGATAAAAGAGATATCCTCATACATTTGGTGGAAGCAGTCGCAGAACGGATATTTATACCATTTACTGTTGGCGGGGGAATTCGTAACTTAGACGATGTAAAAGCGGTTTTGGAGAAGGGAGCAGATAAGGTCTCTATCAATACCGCCGCATTTCAAAATCCGGACCTTCTTCGTGCCGCTGCGGAAATTTACGGTTCTCAATGTATCGTATGTGCTGTGGATGTGAAATTCCATCCTGATAGACAAAGATACGAAGTCTTCCTTCATGGTGGACGGACTGAAACCGGAAGAGATGCATTGGATTGGGGAAAGGAAGCCCAAGAAAGAGGAGCAGGAGAAATTTTACTTACCTCTATGGATCGCGACGGAACCAAAAAAGGTTTCGATATCCAACTTCTTAAATCATTTTCTTCTAATTTAGAAATTCCTATTATTGCAAGCGGTGGCGCCGGAAATCCGGAACATATGGTAGAAGCGATTCTGAGAGGGAAAGCTGATGCGGTGCTCGCAGCATCTATTTTTCATTTTGGGGAATTCACCATCAGAGAAACCAAAGAAAATATGCGAGAAATGGGGATTAAGGTAAGATTATAA
- the rlmB gene encoding 23S rRNA (guanosine(2251)-2'-O)-methyltransferase RlmB, translated as MSRQDYIYGRRNIREILERHLEKGSELSFQEIWLTSGAKKELHEILSELEDKLLIKEASPSKLDKMAPGVNHQGVLALRIQLHSGDKKSFDSHLENCKGPILVLDRIQDPGNLGNILRTAECFGVETVLIPERDSSGITPTVEKVASGALAYLNVFKVGNLAQVLEKLQKRNFWVVSTSDKGTEDWSKIPAWEELVILMGNEGEGLKRILMEKSDFTVRIPLHGHISSLNVTVATGIVLDRLKNRPK; from the coding sequence ATGAGCCGCCAGGATTATATCTACGGAAGAAGAAATATCCGAGAAATTCTGGAACGACATCTCGAAAAAGGTTCAGAACTTTCTTTCCAAGAAATTTGGCTGACTTCCGGGGCTAAAAAAGAATTACACGAAATTCTCTCCGAATTAGAAGACAAACTTCTGATCAAAGAAGCTTCCCCCAGCAAGTTAGACAAAATGGCTCCAGGCGTAAATCACCAGGGCGTACTTGCACTTAGAATACAGCTCCATTCAGGAGACAAAAAATCATTCGACTCTCATCTGGAAAATTGTAAAGGTCCAATTCTCGTTTTGGACCGCATCCAAGATCCGGGTAACTTAGGGAATATTTTAAGAACCGCGGAATGTTTCGGAGTAGAAACGGTCCTCATTCCAGAAAGAGATTCCTCGGGAATCACTCCCACAGTGGAAAAAGTTGCCTCAGGTGCACTCGCTTATCTGAACGTTTTTAAAGTCGGTAACCTGGCGCAAGTATTAGAAAAACTGCAAAAACGAAATTTCTGGGTGGTATCCACTTCCGACAAAGGTACAGAAGATTGGTCGAAAATTCCCGCTTGGGAGGAGCTTGTGATCCTTATGGGAAATGAAGGAGAAGGTCTAAAAAGGATCCTAATGGAAAAATCGGATTTTACGGTTCGGATTCCACTTCATGGTCATATCTCCTCCCTAAATGTGACAGTCGCCACAGGGATCGTACTGGATCGTTTGAAAAACCGACCGAAGTAA
- a CDS encoding acetylxylan esterase, whose product MAISFDECFQTYPPFSPPADLDDFWAESIRELKGFPVKNQTKALLKGTILKETIYDISFQSYGNATLTGSLVIPRKRGDLPVLVYFHDYAKDRPQIIKGLTEAGIAQLILDLRGHGTQLIRPVLKEGEIPDPDWTPGYYRKGLESKESFFLKSNYLDVIRTIEFLRLTDGIDGDKIILAGKGIGASMALFGAANSPRVKALILETPNFCHVDDTQLKLGTSWSKEISEQIANAKSKKAQVKKNLSYFDSLNFSKKIKIPTLVSVGMEDKVSHPKSVFALFNHLVCDKRMQVYPTEGNEAGIAGDKQNLANLEFAKEILFPE is encoded by the coding sequence ATGGCTATCAGTTTCGACGAGTGCTTCCAGACTTATCCTCCGTTCTCACCTCCCGCGGATTTGGACGATTTTTGGGCGGAGTCGATCCGAGAACTCAAAGGTTTTCCGGTTAAAAATCAAACCAAGGCCCTGCTCAAAGGGACCATTTTAAAAGAAACCATCTACGATATTTCTTTTCAATCTTATGGAAACGCAACTCTTACTGGCAGTTTGGTGATCCCAAGAAAAAGAGGAGATCTTCCTGTTTTAGTCTATTTCCACGATTACGCAAAAGATAGACCTCAGATCATCAAAGGCCTGACGGAGGCCGGGATCGCGCAACTTATCCTGGACCTAAGAGGTCACGGCACTCAGCTAATCCGACCGGTCTTAAAAGAGGGAGAAATTCCTGATCCGGATTGGACTCCCGGATATTATAGAAAAGGATTGGAATCTAAGGAATCCTTCTTCTTAAAATCGAATTATTTGGATGTTATCCGCACGATCGAATTTTTAAGACTCACCGACGGGATTGACGGAGATAAGATCATCCTGGCCGGAAAAGGGATCGGAGCCTCCATGGCTTTATTCGGCGCAGCAAATTCCCCTAGAGTCAAAGCGCTTATATTAGAAACTCCTAATTTTTGCCATGTGGATGATACCCAACTGAAGTTGGGGACAAGTTGGTCCAAAGAAATTTCGGAACAGATTGCCAATGCAAAATCCAAAAAAGCTCAGGTAAAAAAGAATCTTTCTTATTTTGATAGTTTGAATTTTTCCAAAAAGATCAAAATCCCAACTCTAGTTTCGGTCGGAATGGAAGACAAGGTTTCTCACCCTAAATCAGTATTCGCATTATTCAATCACTTAGTCTGCGATAAAAGAATGCAGGTGTATCCTACGGAAGGGAATGAGGCCGGTATAGCTGGAGACAAACAAAATCTGGCCAATTTGGAATTCGCGAAAGAGATCCTGTTCCCTGAATGA
- the folD gene encoding bifunctional methylenetetrahydrofolate dehydrogenase/methenyltetrahydrofolate cyclohydrolase FolD codes for MTAILLDGKKLSQKIKDSIAEEIKTLTASGKKPPKLATILVGSDPASATYVNMKVKSCHAVGMISEKIELPETTTTQELLAVIDRLNADPDTHGILLQHPTPPQIDERAAFDRIDLKKDVDGVTTLSFGKLSMGVETYLPCTPYGMVLLLKEYGIDPAGKRAVVVGRSPILGKPMAMLLTEMNATVTLCHSRTQNLAEIVSQADIVVGAVGKPEFIKADWIKPGAVLLDAGYNVGNVGDIEISKAWEKSSYYTPVPGGVGPMTISVLLLQTLYSAKDHFTPPLK; via the coding sequence ATGACTGCGATTTTACTGGATGGCAAAAAACTTTCCCAAAAGATAAAAGATTCGATCGCCGAAGAGATCAAAACTCTCACGGCTTCCGGAAAAAAGCCCCCGAAACTCGCAACGATACTAGTCGGGAGCGATCCTGCCTCCGCCACGTACGTGAATATGAAAGTCAAGTCCTGCCACGCAGTGGGAATGATCTCCGAAAAAATCGAACTTCCCGAAACTACTACAACCCAGGAATTACTCGCAGTCATTGATCGCCTTAACGCGGATCCGGATACTCACGGAATCCTTCTACAACATCCAACCCCGCCCCAGATAGACGAAAGAGCTGCGTTCGACCGTATCGATTTGAAGAAGGATGTGGACGGAGTTACTACATTATCCTTCGGAAAATTGTCCATGGGAGTGGAAACCTATCTTCCCTGCACTCCGTATGGTATGGTCCTTCTACTAAAAGAATACGGTATCGACCCAGCGGGCAAAAGAGCTGTGGTTGTAGGACGTTCTCCTATTTTGGGAAAACCTATGGCAATGCTTCTCACCGAAATGAACGCGACTGTTACTCTATGTCATTCCAGAACCCAAAATCTAGCTGAAATCGTTTCTCAGGCTGATATCGTAGTGGGTGCTGTTGGTAAGCCTGAATTTATTAAAGCCGACTGGATCAAACCTGGCGCGGTATTATTAGATGCCGGCTATAATGTAGGGAACGTAGGAGATATCGAAATTTCCAAGGCTTGGGAAAAATCCTCCTATTACACTCCTGTTCCGGGTGGTGTAGGACCTATGACGATTTCTGTCCTTCTTCTACAGACATTGTATTCCGCAAAAGATCACTTTACACCCCCGTTGAAATGA
- a CDS encoding alpha/beta fold hydrolase, with product MKRFLSFQTLFLFFTLLSFGNCDYLEDRITPSNSKSTAEKIKDYIISAYFAEQNHALYKFSTVIPNLQPENLSPLYFQDPYFQRDNRPKIVFIHGWDFAERQTDPPTDFNRKVANLLGTWNQGLSFVTDNATPPSSYTGSVYDNFEIYVFTYRTSDYIEVNGRRFIDSLNAAFNSSDKVVVVAHSMGGLVSRAAIQHANNTENVIDHIVSLGTPYYGSPYSSPQYTGDLTAIGTIIKFMTDTPGGQGLAYTNGISSGVTAISPTIVDGTNQAFNFFLESMIAKTSEDSITTVYGGDMGSGDCGDTDHATTYRAACLVITGGNPVFANSDGIVPLASALLNGRAGAQHTVTNMDHSQMSFRNEGGTGAGLTSVKTHFNNVFNEVFTIVSGL from the coding sequence ATGAAAAGATTTTTATCTTTCCAAACTCTGTTTTTATTTTTCACACTTCTATCTTTTGGAAATTGCGATTATCTGGAAGATCGGATCACTCCTTCCAATAGCAAATCAACAGCGGAAAAAATTAAGGATTATATAATCTCGGCTTATTTTGCGGAGCAGAACCATGCTTTATATAAATTTTCTACAGTGATCCCGAACCTACAACCTGAAAATCTTTCTCCTTTGTATTTCCAAGATCCTTATTTCCAAAGAGATAATAGACCCAAGATTGTATTCATCCACGGTTGGGATTTTGCAGAAAGACAAACGGACCCGCCCACAGATTTTAATAGAAAAGTGGCAAACCTACTTGGAACCTGGAACCAGGGACTTTCCTTTGTTACTGACAATGCAACTCCGCCAAGCAGCTACACTGGAAGTGTATATGATAATTTTGAAATATACGTTTTTACCTATAGGACTTCCGATTATATAGAAGTAAATGGAAGAAGATTCATAGATTCCTTAAATGCGGCATTCAATTCTTCCGACAAAGTGGTAGTGGTAGCTCATTCCATGGGAGGATTGGTCTCTAGAGCTGCAATCCAACACGCAAATAATACTGAAAATGTAATAGATCATATAGTCAGTTTAGGAACTCCCTATTACGGATCTCCCTACTCTTCTCCCCAATACACCGGAGATCTGACCGCAATCGGGACAATCATCAAGTTTATGACGGATACTCCCGGAGGACAAGGACTTGCCTATACAAACGGGATCAGTTCCGGAGTGACTGCAATTTCCCCTACTATAGTGGATGGGACCAACCAGGCATTTAACTTCTTTTTAGAAAGTATGATCGCAAAGACTTCCGAGGACTCGATTACTACTGTTTACGGAGGAGACATGGGGTCTGGGGATTGTGGAGATACTGACCATGCTACCACATATCGAGCTGCCTGTTTGGTAATTACAGGCGGAAACCCAGTGTTCGCCAATTCAGACGGAATTGTACCTTTGGCCTCTGCTCTCTTGAATGGACGAGCAGGAGCACAGCATACTGTTACAAATATGGATCATTCTCAAATGTCTTTTAGAAATGAAGGTGGAACAGGTGCAGGACTTACTTCAGTAAAAACGCATTTTAATAATGTGTTCAATGAAGTATTTACAATCGTAAGCGGGCTGTAG
- the cysS gene encoding cysteine--tRNA ligase, with protein MKEIRFHNSLSGIKEVFRPEFPDRVRVYSCGPTVYNFAHLGNLRAFLFVDLLRRVLVAFGYKPDMTMNITDIDDKIIRESLAQGKNIREFTEPWVKAFQEDLESLNIQKLEHYPRATDSIPSMVEIIKHLKSRGLVYEKDGSLYYSISKFKNYGKLSKIDISGMKTGTRYDTDEYDKDDVRDFVLWKFPKQDGEPSWETEIGSGRPGWHLECSAMVRDVYGSGVDIHTGGVDLTFPHHENEIAQSEGAYPEESFVKYWLHSEHLLVNGEKMAKSKGNFFTLRDLIKEGVEPRNIRFLLLSAHYRSKLNFTKERLEEAAQSVAKIQNCINRLLEELSKFGKTFQPQTNVEVATWDEFLDSLADDLNISKFLASVFELVKDSNQYLDQNAPDENEIVKRLDLFYKIDSILGVLTFEKKVEVLDSEIDELVRQRQEARKNKNFAEADRLRDKLNELGIILEDTKEGLRWKRK; from the coding sequence ATGAAAGAAATCCGTTTCCATAATTCTCTCAGCGGAATCAAAGAAGTATTCCGTCCGGAGTTTCCAGACAGAGTCCGAGTATATTCCTGTGGGCCTACTGTTTACAACTTTGCACATTTAGGGAATTTACGCGCATTCTTATTCGTGGATTTGCTTAGACGTGTGCTCGTCGCATTCGGCTATAAGCCGGATATGACCATGAATATCACCGATATAGACGATAAGATCATCCGAGAATCGTTAGCCCAAGGTAAGAACATCAGGGAATTTACGGAGCCTTGGGTAAAAGCATTTCAAGAAGATTTAGAATCCCTGAATATTCAAAAACTAGAACATTATCCTAGGGCGACGGATTCTATTCCATCCATGGTGGAGATTATAAAACATCTAAAAAGCCGCGGCTTGGTATATGAAAAAGACGGAAGTTTATATTATTCGATCTCAAAATTCAAAAATTACGGGAAACTTTCCAAGATCGATATAAGCGGAATGAAAACCGGAACCCGGTACGATACCGACGAATACGACAAAGATGATGTTCGAGATTTCGTTCTTTGGAAATTTCCAAAACAGGACGGGGAACCTTCTTGGGAAACTGAAATCGGTTCAGGAAGACCTGGGTGGCATTTGGAATGTTCCGCAATGGTGCGTGATGTCTACGGTTCCGGAGTGGATATCCATACCGGAGGTGTGGACCTAACCTTCCCTCATCATGAAAATGAGATCGCTCAAAGCGAAGGTGCCTATCCGGAAGAATCCTTCGTAAAATATTGGCTACATTCGGAACATCTGCTCGTAAACGGAGAAAAGATGGCCAAGTCTAAGGGAAACTTTTTTACCCTTAGAGATTTGATAAAAGAAGGAGTAGAACCTCGTAATATTAGGTTTCTTCTGCTCTCCGCACATTATAGAAGCAAATTAAACTTCACAAAAGAAAGATTAGAAGAAGCAGCACAATCGGTTGCCAAGATACAAAATTGTATCAATCGACTATTGGAAGAATTATCGAAATTCGGAAAAACGTTCCAACCTCAAACGAACGTAGAAGTAGCGACTTGGGACGAATTTTTGGATAGCCTAGCCGATGATCTGAACATTTCCAAATTTTTAGCGTCCGTTTTTGAATTGGTGAAAGATTCCAACCAATACCTGGATCAGAATGCTCCGGACGAAAATGAGATCGTCAAAAGATTGGATTTGTTTTATAAAATAGATTCAATCTTAGGGGTTTTGACTTTTGAAAAAAAAGTCGAAGTTTTAGACTCCGAAATCGACGAACTTGTGAGACAAAGACAAGAGGCTCGTAAAAACAAAAATTTTGCGGAAGCAGACAGACTCAGAGATAAACTGAACGAATTAGGAATTATACTCGAAGATACCAAAGAAGGTCTTCGCTGGAAAAGAAAATGA